Proteins from a genomic interval of Pseudomonas paeninsulae:
- a CDS encoding carboxyl transferase domain-containing protein — protein MAILHTQINNRSPEFAVNSAAMLAQVNDLRALLARVHEGGGEKAQHRHTSRGKLLPRERINRLLDLGSPFLEIGQLAAHEVYGEEVPAAGVVAGIGRVEGVECMIVANDATVKGGSYYPLTVKKHLRAQAIAQQNRLPCIYLVDSGGANLPRQDEVFPDREHFGRIFFNQANMSAMGIPQIAVVMGSCTAGGAYVPAMADEAIMVRNQATIFLAGPPLVKAATGEVVSAEDLGGADVHCKTSGVADHYADNDEHALALARRSISNLNWRKLGVLNNREPIAPLYDAEELYGVIPADAKQPFDVREVIARTVDGSVFDEFKALFGATLVCGFAHIQGYPVAILANNGILFAESAQKGAHFIELACQRGISLLFLQNITGFMVGQKYEAGGIAKHGAKLVNAVACAKVPKFTVIIGGSFGAGNYGMCGRAYDPRFLWMWPNARIGVMGAEQAAGVLVQVKHEQAARAGHDFSAEDEAKLKQPILEQYERQGHPYYSSARLWDDGVIDPAQTREVLGLALSASLNAPIEPTTFGVFRM, from the coding sequence ATGGCCATCCTGCATACCCAGATCAACAACCGTTCCCCGGAGTTCGCCGTTAATAGCGCGGCGATGCTCGCCCAGGTCAACGACCTGCGCGCCCTGCTCGCCCGCGTCCACGAAGGTGGCGGCGAGAAGGCTCAGCATCGGCATACCTCACGCGGCAAGTTGCTGCCGCGCGAGCGGATCAACCGCCTGCTCGACCTCGGTTCGCCGTTCCTCGAGATCGGCCAGCTGGCGGCCCACGAGGTGTATGGCGAAGAAGTGCCGGCCGCTGGCGTAGTCGCCGGCATCGGTCGGGTCGAAGGCGTCGAGTGCATGATCGTGGCCAACGACGCCACGGTAAAAGGCGGCAGCTACTACCCATTGACCGTGAAAAAACACCTGCGCGCCCAGGCCATCGCCCAGCAGAACCGCCTGCCGTGCATCTACCTGGTGGATTCCGGCGGCGCCAACCTGCCGCGCCAGGACGAGGTGTTTCCCGACCGCGAGCACTTCGGCCGGATCTTCTTCAACCAGGCCAACATGAGCGCCATGGGCATCCCGCAGATCGCGGTGGTCATGGGCTCCTGCACCGCCGGCGGCGCCTATGTGCCGGCCATGGCCGACGAGGCCATCATGGTGCGCAACCAGGCCACCATCTTCCTCGCCGGCCCGCCACTGGTGAAGGCCGCCACCGGTGAAGTGGTCAGCGCCGAGGATCTCGGCGGCGCCGACGTGCACTGCAAGACCTCGGGGGTGGCCGACCACTACGCCGACAACGACGAGCACGCCCTGGCTCTGGCCCGGCGCAGCATCAGCAATTTGAACTGGCGCAAGCTCGGCGTGCTGAACAATCGTGAGCCTATCGCCCCGCTGTACGACGCCGAAGAGCTCTATGGCGTGATTCCCGCCGACGCCAAGCAGCCGTTCGATGTACGCGAGGTGATCGCGCGCACCGTCGACGGCTCGGTGTTCGACGAGTTCAAGGCGCTGTTCGGCGCCACCCTGGTCTGCGGCTTCGCGCATATCCAGGGCTACCCGGTAGCGATCCTCGCCAATAACGGGATCTTGTTCGCGGAATCGGCGCAGAAAGGCGCGCACTTCATCGAATTGGCCTGCCAGCGCGGCATTTCACTGCTGTTTTTGCAGAACATCACCGGTTTCATGGTCGGGCAGAAGTACGAAGCCGGTGGCATCGCCAAGCACGGTGCCAAGCTGGTCAACGCGGTGGCTTGCGCCAAGGTGCCGAAGTTCACCGTGATCATCGGCGGCAGTTTCGGTGCCGGCAACTACGGCATGTGCGGCCGCGCCTACGACCCGCGTTTCCTGTGGATGTGGCCCAATGCGCGGATCGGCGTGATGGGCGCCGAACAGGCCGCCGGCGTGCTGGTCCAGGTCAAACACGAACAGGCGGCACGCGCCGGCCACGACTTCTCCGCCGAGGATGAGGCCAAGCTCAAGCAGCCGATCCTCGAACAGTACGAGCGCCAGGGCCATCCCTACTATTCCAGCGCGCGGCTATGGGACGACGGCGTGATCGACCCGGCGCAGACCCGCGAGGTGCTCGGCCTGGCGTTGTCCGCCAGCCTCAATGCGCCGATCGAGCCGACCACCTTTGGTGTGTTCCGCATGTGA
- a CDS encoding CoA transferase subunit A produces MSGLDKRVGSYAEALAGLTDNMTVLAGGFGLCGIPENLIAEIRRLGVRGLTVVSNNCGVDGFGLGVLLEDRQIRKMIASYVGENALFERQLLNGELEVELTPQGTLAEKLRAGGAGIPAFFTATGYGTPVAEGKEAREFNGRHYILEPAITGDFAIVKGWKADHFGNVIYRHTAQNFNPLVATAGRITVVEVEEIVEPGELDPAHIHTPGIYVDRIIQGSFEKRIEKRTLRA; encoded by the coding sequence ATGAGTGGACTCGACAAGCGGGTAGGCAGTTATGCAGAGGCCTTGGCCGGGCTGACCGACAACATGACCGTTCTGGCCGGCGGCTTTGGCCTGTGCGGAATTCCGGAGAACCTGATCGCCGAGATCCGCCGCCTCGGCGTGCGCGGCCTGACCGTGGTCTCGAACAACTGCGGGGTCGATGGTTTCGGCCTCGGCGTGCTGCTGGAAGACCGGCAGATCCGCAAGATGATTGCCTCCTACGTGGGTGAGAACGCCCTGTTCGAGCGGCAGTTGCTCAACGGCGAACTGGAGGTCGAGCTGACTCCACAAGGCACCCTGGCGGAGAAACTACGCGCTGGTGGCGCCGGCATTCCGGCCTTCTTCACCGCTACCGGCTACGGCACCCCGGTCGCCGAAGGCAAGGAAGCACGCGAATTCAATGGCCGCCATTACATCCTCGAACCGGCCATCACCGGCGACTTCGCCATCGTCAAAGGCTGGAAGGCCGACCACTTCGGCAACGTGATCTATCGCCACACCGCGCAGAACTTCAACCCGCTGGTGGCCACCGCCGGGCGCATTACCGTGGTCGAGGTGGAGGAAATCGTCGAACCCGGCGAACTCGATCCGGCACACATCCACACCCCGGGCATCTACGTCGATCGCATCATCCAGGGCAGTTTCGAGAAGCGCATCGAGAAGCGCACCCTGCGCGCCTGA
- a CDS encoding hydroxymethylglutaryl-CoA lyase, producing MTIPSKVRLVEVGPRDGLQNEKQPISVADKVRLVDDLSAAGLSYIEVGSFVSPKWVPQMAGSAEMFDQIQQLPGVTYAALTPNLKGFEAALAAGVKEVAVFAAASEAFSQKNINCSIGESLERFLPLMDAAKQQGIRVRGYVSCVLGCPYEGTIAPAQVADVARELYHMGCYEISLGDTIGAGTAGETRRLIEVVGGKVPRNKLAGHFHDTYGQALANIYASLLEGIEVFDSSVAGLGGCPYAKGATGNVATEDVLYLLNGLGISTGIDMDLLIQAGARICAVLDKPNGSRVARARLAQAQA from the coding sequence ATGACAATTCCCAGCAAGGTGCGCTTGGTCGAAGTCGGCCCACGTGACGGCCTGCAGAATGAAAAACAACCGATCAGCGTGGCCGACAAGGTACGTCTGGTCGATGACCTCAGCGCCGCCGGCTTGAGCTATATCGAAGTCGGTAGCTTCGTCTCGCCCAAGTGGGTGCCGCAGATGGCTGGCAGCGCCGAGATGTTCGACCAGATCCAGCAGTTGCCCGGCGTGACCTACGCCGCCCTGACCCCCAACCTCAAGGGCTTCGAGGCGGCACTGGCGGCCGGAGTCAAGGAAGTGGCCGTTTTCGCCGCCGCCTCCGAGGCCTTCTCGCAGAAGAACATCAACTGCTCGATTGGCGAAAGCCTTGAGCGTTTTCTGCCATTGATGGACGCCGCCAAGCAGCAGGGCATTCGCGTGCGCGGCTACGTGTCCTGCGTACTCGGCTGTCCTTACGAGGGCACCATCGCCCCGGCCCAAGTGGCGGATGTGGCCCGCGAGCTCTACCACATGGGCTGCTACGAGATCTCCCTCGGCGACACCATCGGTGCCGGCACCGCCGGAGAAACCCGGCGCTTGATCGAAGTAGTCGGCGGCAAGGTCCCGCGCAACAAGCTAGCCGGGCATTTTCACGACACCTACGGTCAGGCCCTGGCCAATATCTACGCCAGCCTGCTGGAAGGCATCGAGGTGTTCGACAGCTCAGTCGCCGGCCTCGGCGGCTGCCCCTATGCCAAGGGCGCCACCGGCAATGTCGCGACCGAGGATGTGCTGTATCTGCTCAATGGCCTGGGCATCAGCACCGGTATCGATATGGATCTGCTGATCCAAGCCGGTGCGCGCATCTGCGCGGTGCTCGACAAGCCCAACGGCTCACGGGTGGCCCGCGCTCGCTTGGCCCAGGCACAGGCCTGA
- a CDS encoding acetyl/propionyl/methylcrotonyl-CoA carboxylase subunit alpha produces the protein MSTHIDTLLIANRGEIACRVMRTAKAMGITTVAVHSAVDRNARHVREADIAIDLGGAKPADSYLRIDALIAAAQASGAQAIHPGYGFLSENAGFARAIEAAGLLFLGPPASAIDAMGSKSAAKALMDAAGVPLVPGYHGEAQDLETFRAASEVIGYPVLLKATAGGGGKGMKVVERESELGEALASAQREAQSSFGDSRMLVEKYVLKPRHVEIQVFADQHGHCLYLNERDCSIQRRHQKVVEEAPAPGLSPELRRAMGEAAVKAAQAIGYVGAGTVEFLLDERGDFFFMEMNTRLQVEHPVTEAITGLDLVAWQIRVARGEALPLTQQQVPLIGHAIEVRLYAEDPDHDFLPSTGTLALYREASAGPGRRVDMGVAEGDEVSPFYDPMLGKLIAWGDNREEARLRLLAMLNETCIGGVKTNLAFLRRVLAHPAFADAELDTGFIPRHEAQLLPPPGELPAEFWQLAGEAFVQSEPLRRKHEDFHSPWATSSGWRAGLPSECSISLHCNGREQTVKLSGDVRLQGESRAPTAVQRRHTAIRQGDTLYVEWDGELHPVNRVDPIAAVEASHSQHGGLTAPMNGSIVRVLVEAGQQVEAGTALVVLEAMKMEHSIRAPHAGTVKALYCSEGEMVGEGSVLVELDEA, from the coding sequence ATGAGCACGCACATCGACACCCTGCTGATCGCCAACCGCGGCGAAATCGCCTGCCGCGTCATGCGCACGGCCAAGGCCATGGGCATCACGACCGTGGCGGTACACAGCGCCGTCGACCGTAACGCCCGCCACGTGCGCGAGGCGGACATCGCCATCGACCTGGGCGGCGCCAAGCCGGCCGACAGCTACCTGCGTATCGACGCGTTGATTGCCGCAGCCCAGGCCAGCGGCGCCCAGGCCATCCACCCCGGTTATGGCTTTCTCTCGGAGAACGCCGGCTTCGCCCGCGCCATCGAAGCGGCCGGCTTGCTCTTCCTCGGCCCGCCCGCCAGCGCCATCGACGCCATGGGCAGCAAGTCCGCGGCCAAGGCGCTGATGGACGCCGCCGGCGTGCCGTTGGTGCCTGGCTATCACGGCGAGGCCCAGGACCTGGAGACCTTCCGCGCCGCCTCCGAAGTCATCGGCTACCCGGTATTGCTCAAGGCCACCGCTGGTGGCGGCGGCAAGGGCATGAAGGTGGTCGAGCGCGAAAGTGAACTGGGCGAAGCCCTGGCCAGCGCTCAGCGCGAGGCGCAGTCCTCGTTTGGCGACTCGCGCATGCTGGTGGAAAAATACGTACTCAAACCGCGCCACGTGGAGATCCAGGTATTTGCCGACCAACACGGCCACTGCCTGTACCTGAATGAGCGCGATTGCTCGATCCAGCGTCGCCACCAGAAGGTGGTCGAGGAAGCGCCGGCGCCGGGCCTCAGCCCGGAACTGCGCCGCGCCATGGGCGAGGCCGCAGTCAAGGCAGCCCAGGCCATCGGCTATGTCGGCGCCGGCACCGTGGAGTTTCTGCTGGACGAGCGCGGCGACTTCTTCTTCATGGAGATGAACACCCGCCTGCAGGTCGAGCACCCGGTCACCGAGGCCATCACCGGCCTCGACCTGGTCGCCTGGCAGATCCGCGTCGCCCGTGGCGAGGCGCTGCCGCTGACCCAGCAGCAGGTGCCCTTGATCGGCCATGCCATCGAGGTACGCCTGTATGCCGAAGACCCGGATCATGACTTCCTGCCCTCCACCGGCACCCTGGCGCTGTACCGCGAGGCCAGTGCCGGGCCGGGCCGGCGGGTCGATATGGGCGTGGCCGAAGGTGACGAGGTGTCGCCCTTCTACGACCCGATGCTCGGCAAGTTGATCGCCTGGGGCGACAACCGCGAGGAAGCGCGCCTGCGTCTGCTGGCCATGCTCAATGAAACCTGCATCGGCGGGGTCAAGACCAACCTGGCGTTCCTGCGCCGCGTGCTGGCCCACCCAGCCTTCGCCGACGCCGAACTGGATACCGGCTTTATCCCGCGCCACGAAGCGCAACTGCTGCCGCCGCCAGGCGAGTTGCCCGCCGAATTCTGGCAACTGGCCGGCGAGGCCTTCGTGCAGAGCGAGCCGCTACGGCGCAAGCACGAAGACTTCCATTCGCCGTGGGCAACCAGCAGCGGCTGGCGTGCCGGGCTGCCCAGCGAGTGCTCGATCAGCCTGCACTGCAATGGCCGTGAACAGACCGTCAAGCTCAGTGGCGACGTCCGCCTGCAAGGCGAATCACGGGCGCCTACAGCCGTGCAGCGGCGTCACACGGCGATTCGCCAAGGCGACACCCTGTATGTCGAGTGGGATGGTGAGCTGCACCCGGTCAATCGCGTCGACCCAATTGCCGCCGTCGAGGCCAGCCACAGCCAGCACGGTGGCCTGACGGCGCCAATGAACGGCAGCATCGTCCGCGTACTGGTCGAAGCCGGCCAGCAGGTCGAGGCCGGCACCGCCCTGGTGGTGCTGGAAGCGATGAAGATGGAGCACAGCATCCGCGCGCCGCATGCCGGCACCGTCAAGGCCCTGTATTGCAGCGAAGGCGAGATGGTCGGCGAAGGCAGCGTGCTGGTTGAGTTGGACGAAGCCTGA
- a CDS encoding CoA transferase subunit B, whose protein sequence is MALTREQMAQRVARELKDGYYVNLGIGIPTLVANYVPEGIDVMLQSENGLLGMGAFPTEDELDADMINAGKQTVTARKGASIFSSAESFAMIRGGHVDLTVLGAFEVDANGNIASWMIPGKLIKGMGGAMDLVAGADNIIVTMTHASKDGESKLLKHCSLPLTGCGCIRKVLTDLAYLEIDNGSFILRERAPGVSIEEIVSKTAGPLIVPDDVIEMTF, encoded by the coding sequence ATGGCACTTACCCGCGAACAGATGGCTCAGCGTGTGGCGCGCGAATTGAAAGATGGTTACTACGTGAACCTGGGCATCGGCATCCCGACCCTGGTGGCCAACTATGTGCCGGAAGGCATTGACGTGATGCTGCAATCGGAAAACGGCCTGCTCGGCATGGGCGCGTTCCCGACCGAGGATGAGCTGGACGCCGACATGATCAACGCCGGCAAGCAGACGGTGACCGCGCGTAAAGGTGCGTCGATCTTCTCCTCGGCCGAGTCCTTCGCGATGATCCGCGGTGGCCACGTCGATCTCACCGTACTGGGCGCCTTCGAGGTGGATGCCAACGGCAACATCGCCTCCTGGATGATCCCCGGCAAGTTGATCAAGGGCATGGGCGGCGCCATGGACCTGGTCGCCGGTGCCGACAACATCATCGTGACCATGACCCACGCCTCCAAGGATGGCGAGTCCAAGCTGCTCAAGCATTGCAGCTTGCCGCTCACCGGCTGCGGCTGCATCCGCAAGGTGCTCACCGACCTGGCCTACCTGGAGATCGACAACGGCAGCTTTATCCTGCGTGAGCGCGCACCGGGCGTGAGCATCGAGGAGATCGTCAGCAAGACCGCAGGCCCGCTGATCGTGCCGGACGATGTCATCGAAATGACCTTCTGA
- a CDS encoding isovaleryl-CoA dehydrogenase, with the protein MTYSSLNFALGETIDMLRDQVQAFVAAELAPRAAAIDSDNLFPADMWKKFGDMGLLGVTVSEEYGGAGLGYLAHVVAIEEISRASASVGLSYGAHSNLCVNQINRNGSAEQKAKYLPKLVSGEHVGALAMSEPNAGSDVVSMKLRAERRGDHFVLNGSKTWITNGPDANTYVIYAKTDLEKGAHGITAFIVERDWKGFSRGSKFDKLGMRGSNTCELFFDDVEVPAENILGKENGGVKVLMSGLDYERVVLSGGPIGIMQACMDVVVPYIHDRKQFGQSIGEFQMIQGKVADMYTQLNASRAYLYAVAQACDRGETNRKDAAGVILYSAERATQMALEAIQILGGNGYINEFPTGRLLRDAKLYEIGAGTSEIRRMLIGRELFNETK; encoded by the coding sequence ATGACCTACTCCAGCCTCAACTTCGCCCTCGGCGAAACCATCGACATGCTCCGCGATCAGGTCCAGGCCTTTGTCGCCGCTGAACTGGCGCCGCGCGCCGCGGCCATCGACAGCGACAACCTGTTCCCCGCCGACATGTGGAAGAAGTTCGGTGACATGGGCCTGCTCGGCGTCACCGTCTCCGAGGAATACGGCGGCGCCGGCCTCGGCTACCTGGCCCACGTGGTCGCCATCGAGGAAATTAGCCGGGCTTCGGCATCGGTCGGCCTGTCCTACGGCGCCCACTCCAACCTGTGCGTCAACCAGATCAACCGCAACGGCAGCGCCGAGCAGAAGGCCAAGTACCTGCCCAAGCTGGTCAGCGGCGAGCACGTCGGCGCCCTCGCCATGAGCGAACCGAATGCCGGCTCCGACGTGGTGTCGATGAAGCTGCGCGCCGAGCGCCGTGGCGACCATTTTGTGCTCAACGGCAGCAAGACCTGGATCACCAACGGCCCAGACGCCAACACCTATGTGATCTACGCCAAGACCGACCTGGAGAAAGGCGCGCACGGCATCACCGCCTTTATCGTCGAGCGCGACTGGAAGGGTTTTTCCCGTGGCAGCAAGTTCGACAAACTGGGCATGCGCGGCTCCAACACCTGCGAGCTGTTCTTCGATGACGTCGAAGTACCGGCCGAGAACATCCTCGGCAAGGAAAACGGCGGCGTGAAGGTGCTGATGAGCGGTCTGGATTACGAACGCGTGGTGTTGTCGGGCGGCCCGATCGGCATCATGCAGGCCTGCATGGACGTGGTGGTGCCCTATATCCACGACCGCAAGCAGTTCGGCCAGAGCATTGGCGAGTTCCAGATGATCCAGGGCAAGGTGGCCGACATGTACACCCAGCTCAACGCCAGCCGCGCCTACCTGTACGCCGTGGCCCAGGCCTGCGACCGCGGCGAGACCAACCGCAAGGACGCTGCCGGGGTGATCCTCTACAGCGCCGAACGTGCGACGCAGATGGCCCTGGAGGCGATCCAGATCCTCGGCGGCAACGGCTACATCAACGAATTCCCCACCGGCCGCCTGCTGCGCGACGCCAAGCTCTACGAGATCGGCGCCGGCACCAGTGAGATCAGGCGCATGCTGATCGGCCGCGAGTTGTTCAACGAAACCAAATAA
- a CDS encoding LysR family transcriptional regulator translates to MTVKQLRAFLAVAQSLSFVQACARLHLSQPALSLAIKNLEQSLGGPLLVRTTRSVSLTPEGELLLPIARRLLADWDNTEELLRQHFTLQLGKVAIAAMPSFAGNLLPVALKAFRTRHPKVNVAVHDVINEQVLEMLRNHRVELGIAFEPESLDGLDFIPFYTDRFVAVVPADCALAELPELSWAQLLQESFITLQRPSAVRLLLEESIAAQHGKLRVAFESHQLVTVGRMVAQGLGVSAVPSLCIQQMQELGARCIALSEPRVERRVGLLRLAGHELSSAAQALSDVLLHVTDWNSLNLPRVETPPNGS, encoded by the coding sequence ATGACCGTCAAGCAATTGCGTGCCTTCCTCGCCGTGGCGCAGAGCCTGAGCTTCGTCCAGGCTTGCGCGCGCCTGCATCTGTCCCAGCCGGCGCTGAGCCTGGCGATCAAGAACCTGGAGCAATCCCTCGGTGGCCCGTTGCTGGTGCGTACCACCCGCAGTGTCAGCCTGACCCCGGAAGGCGAACTGCTGCTGCCGATCGCCCGACGCCTGCTGGCCGACTGGGACAACACCGAGGAGTTGCTACGCCAGCACTTCACCCTGCAGCTGGGCAAGGTTGCCATCGCCGCCATGCCCTCCTTCGCCGGCAACCTGCTGCCGGTTGCCCTCAAGGCGTTTCGTACGCGGCATCCGAAGGTCAATGTGGCGGTGCATGACGTCATCAACGAACAGGTGCTGGAGATGCTGCGCAACCACCGGGTCGAGCTAGGCATTGCCTTCGAACCGGAATCCCTCGATGGCCTGGACTTTATCCCCTTCTATACCGACCGTTTTGTCGCGGTGGTACCCGCTGACTGTGCGCTGGCCGAGTTGCCCGAACTGAGCTGGGCGCAGCTGCTGCAAGAGAGCTTTATCACCTTGCAGCGCCCGTCTGCGGTGCGCCTGCTACTGGAGGAAAGCATCGCGGCCCAACATGGCAAACTGCGGGTGGCCTTTGAGAGCCACCAGCTGGTGACCGTCGGCCGCATGGTCGCCCAGGGCCTCGGCGTGAGCGCGGTGCCGAGCCTGTGCATCCAGCAGATGCAAGAGCTCGGCGCCCGTTGCATCGCCCTATCCGAGCCGCGGGTGGAACGCCGCGTCGGCCTGTTGCGCCTGGCCGGGCACGAGTTGTCGAGCGCGGCCCAAGCCCTCAGCGATGTGCTGCTACACGTCACGGACTGGAACAGCCTGAATCTTCCACGGGTCGAAACGCCGCCGAACGGCAGCTGA
- a CDS encoding gamma-carboxygeranoyl-CoA hydratase, giving the protein MTDFTTIQLETDPRGFATLWLNRADKNNAFNAEMIRELILALDDVQADKSLRFLLLRGRGKHFSAGADLAWMQHAATLDYSANLADSRELAELMHNLYQVKIPTLAVVQGAAFGGALGLIACCDMAIGADDAQLCLSEVRIGLAPAVISPFVVQAIGERAARRYALTAERFSGERARELGLFAESYPADALDDAVNDWVANLLLNSPQAMKASKDLLKEVASGVLTPALRRYTENAIARIRVSAEGQEGLRAFLDKRKPSWQEPQ; this is encoded by the coding sequence ATGACCGATTTCACCACCATCCAGCTCGAAACAGACCCACGCGGTTTCGCCACGCTTTGGCTCAATCGCGCCGACAAGAACAACGCCTTCAACGCCGAGATGATCCGCGAGCTGATCCTCGCCCTCGATGACGTGCAGGCCGATAAGAGCCTGCGTTTCCTCCTGCTGCGCGGGCGTGGCAAGCACTTCTCTGCCGGTGCCGACCTGGCCTGGATGCAACACGCCGCGACCCTCGACTACAGCGCCAACCTGGCCGATTCGCGTGAACTGGCCGAACTGATGCACAACCTCTACCAGGTGAAGATTCCGACCCTGGCCGTGGTCCAGGGTGCGGCCTTCGGCGGCGCGCTAGGGCTGATCGCCTGCTGCGACATGGCCATCGGTGCCGACGACGCGCAACTGTGCCTGTCGGAAGTGCGCATCGGCCTGGCCCCGGCGGTGATCAGTCCCTTCGTCGTGCAGGCCATCGGCGAACGCGCGGCGCGCCGTTATGCCCTGACCGCCGAACGCTTCAGCGGCGAGCGGGCCCGTGAATTGGGCCTGTTTGCCGAGAGCTATCCGGCTGACGCGCTGGACGACGCCGTCAACGACTGGGTCGCCAACCTGCTGCTCAACAGCCCGCAGGCCATGAAGGCGAGCAAGGATCTGCTCAAGGAAGTCGCCAGCGGCGTGCTCACTCCAGCCCTGCGCCGCTACACCGAAAACGCCATCGCCCGCATCCGCGTCAGCGCCGAAGGCCAGGAAGGCCTGCGCGCGTTCCTCGATAAACGCAAACCCAGCTGGCAGGAGCCACAATGA
- a CDS encoding acetyl-CoA C-acetyltransferase, with the protein MQEVVIVAATRTAVGSFQGSLAGIAAPELGAAVIRRLLDQTGLNGAEVDEVILGQVLTAGSGQNPARQAAILAGLPHAVPALTLNKVCGSGLKALHLGAQAIRCGDAEVIIAGGMENMSLAPYVMPGARTGLRMGHAQLVDSMITDGLWDAFNDYHMGITAENLVDKYAISREEQDAFAAESQRKACAAIEAGRFKDEITPILIPQRKGEPLSFATDEQPRASTTAESLAKLKPAFKKDGSVTAGNASSLNDGAAAVLLMSAEKAQALGLPVLARIAGYANAGVDPAIMGIGPVSATQRCLAKAGWSLEQLDLIEANEAFAAQALAVGKELQWDASKVNVNGGAIAIGHPIGGSGCRILVTLLHEMIKRDAHKGLATLCIGGGQGVALAIER; encoded by the coding sequence ATGCAAGAAGTCGTCATAGTCGCCGCCACCCGCACCGCGGTCGGCAGCTTCCAGGGTTCGTTGGCGGGCATTGCTGCCCCCGAACTGGGCGCCGCGGTGATCCGCCGCCTGCTGGATCAAACCGGCCTGAACGGCGCCGAGGTCGACGAAGTGATCCTCGGCCAGGTGCTCACCGCAGGCAGCGGACAGAACCCGGCACGCCAGGCGGCTATCCTCGCCGGCCTGCCCCATGCGGTACCGGCACTGACCCTGAACAAGGTCTGCGGTTCGGGCCTGAAAGCCCTGCACCTGGGCGCCCAGGCGATCCGCTGCGGCGATGCCGAGGTGATCATCGCCGGCGGCATGGAGAACATGAGCCTGGCCCCCTACGTCATGCCCGGCGCCCGTACCGGTCTGCGCATGGGCCACGCCCAGCTGGTCGACAGCATGATCACAGACGGCCTGTGGGACGCCTTCAACGACTACCACATGGGCATCACCGCCGAGAATCTGGTGGACAAATACGCCATCAGCCGCGAGGAGCAGGATGCCTTCGCCGCCGAGTCGCAGCGCAAGGCCTGCGCCGCCATCGAGGCCGGCCGTTTCAAGGATGAAATCACCCCGATCCTGATCCCACAGCGCAAAGGCGAACCGCTCAGCTTCGCCACCGACGAACAGCCGCGCGCCAGCACCACCGCCGAATCATTGGCCAAGCTCAAGCCGGCGTTCAAGAAAGACGGCAGCGTCACCGCCGGCAATGCCTCCAGCCTCAACGACGGCGCCGCCGCGGTGCTGCTGATGAGCGCAGAAAAAGCCCAGGCCCTCGGCCTGCCGGTGCTGGCGCGTATCGCCGGCTACGCCAACGCCGGCGTCGATCCGGCAATCATGGGCATCGGCCCGGTCTCCGCCACCCAGCGCTGCTTGGCCAAGGCCGGTTGGAGCCTGGAGCAGCTGGACCTGATCGAGGCCAACGAAGCCTTCGCCGCCCAGGCCCTGGCCGTCGGCAAGGAATTGCAGTGGGACGCGAGCAAGGTCAACGTCAACGGTGGTGCCATCGCCATCGGCCACCCGATCGGTGGTTCCGGCTGCCGGATTTTGGTGACCCTGCTGCACGAGATGATCAAGCGCGATGCCCACAAGGGCCTGGCCACTCTGTGTATCGGTGGCGGTCAGGGCGTGGCTTTGGCGATTGAACGCTAA